A window from Aliidongia dinghuensis encodes these proteins:
- a CDS encoding bifunctional transcriptional activator/DNA repair enzyme AdaA, whose amino-acid sequence MATASTRPQTLPPHLDREACDRARLARDPAFDGLFFSGVRSTRIYCRPICPVRPARSENVTFYATAAAAERAGFRPCLRCRPETAPGSPAWMGTATTVARGIRMIEDGFLDRASVTDLSDALGVGPRHLHRLFLRHAGASPSEIAATRRVQQAKRLIDETDMALAEIAFAAGFGSVRRFNDAFLATYKRPPSSFRLSK is encoded by the coding sequence ATGGCTACGGCTTCGACGCGCCCGCAGACGCTGCCGCCGCATCTCGATCGGGAGGCTTGCGACCGGGCACGGCTGGCGCGCGACCCTGCCTTCGACGGGCTTTTCTTCTCGGGCGTGCGTTCGACGCGCATCTATTGCCGCCCGATCTGTCCGGTTCGTCCGGCGCGCTCCGAGAACGTGACGTTCTATGCGACGGCCGCCGCGGCGGAGCGGGCGGGCTTTCGCCCCTGCCTCCGCTGTCGGCCGGAAACGGCGCCGGGATCGCCGGCCTGGATGGGAACTGCCACGACCGTGGCCCGCGGGATACGCATGATCGAGGATGGTTTTCTCGATCGGGCGTCCGTGACGGATCTTTCGGACGCGCTGGGCGTCGGACCGCGCCATCTGCACCGCCTGTTCCTGCGTCATGCCGGCGCGAGCCCGAGCGAAATCGCCGCAACGCGGCGCGTGCAGCAGGCGAAGCGCCTGATCGACGAGACCGACATGGCGCTGGCGGAAATCGCCTTCGCGGCCGGGTTCGGCAGCGTCCGCCGGTTCAACGATGCCTTTCTGGCCACTTACAAGCGGCCGCCCTCGTCATTCCGTCTTTCGAAATAG
- a CDS encoding NAD-dependent malic enzyme, whose translation MSESPDLVSPVETDLSGFDLVNKPMLNKGTAFTDVERDTFHLHGLLPPHVGTLEEQVERRWKVLCAFATDFERYAFLRDLQDTNETLFYAVLARDLEQTLPLVYTPTVGEGCQRFSEIWRKPRGVFISYPNKHRIREILADARFDRVRIIVVSDGERILGLGDQGAGGMGISIGKLALYTACAGIHPDETLPVLLDVGTNNQERLNDPLYVGWRHERIRGDEYDAFIEEFVTAVTERWPDVLLHWEDFAGSNAARLLARYRDRLCTFNDDIQGTAAIAASTLLAAVNVTGVPLTEQRIAVLGAGSAGCGIASLLLQAMIDAGASEADARSRFFLVDRYGLLVEGMADITPAQQPFLKRPADVEGWQLQKPGTVGLFDVATNARPTVLIGVSGQGGAFTEPVVRAMAEAVERPVIFPLSNPTSRSEATPEQLMTWTGGRALIGTGSPFPPLQWNGRAAKVNQTNNSYIFPGIGLGVLAAGARRITDAMFMVAGKKVAELSPTVTDKEGQLLPPVTELRSVAIAVAQVVARQAQADGVADPCDAATLDTRIAARVWEPKYRPYRKVG comes from the coding sequence ATGAGTGAGTCACCTGATCTCGTTTCGCCGGTCGAAACGGACCTGTCCGGTTTCGATCTGGTCAACAAGCCCATGCTCAACAAGGGCACCGCGTTCACCGATGTGGAACGCGACACGTTCCATCTGCATGGCTTGTTGCCGCCGCACGTCGGCACGCTTGAGGAGCAGGTCGAACGCCGGTGGAAAGTCCTGTGCGCTTTCGCCACCGATTTCGAGCGCTATGCCTTCTTGCGCGATTTGCAGGACACCAACGAAACGCTGTTCTATGCCGTGCTCGCTCGCGATCTCGAGCAGACGCTGCCGCTGGTCTATACGCCGACTGTCGGCGAAGGCTGCCAGCGCTTCAGTGAGATCTGGCGCAAGCCGCGCGGCGTCTTCATCAGCTATCCGAACAAGCACCGCATCCGGGAGATCCTGGCCGACGCCCGTTTCGATCGGGTGCGCATCATCGTCGTCAGCGATGGCGAGCGTATCCTCGGCCTTGGCGACCAGGGCGCCGGCGGCATGGGCATCTCCATCGGCAAGCTCGCGCTCTACACGGCCTGCGCCGGCATCCATCCGGACGAGACGCTGCCGGTCCTGCTCGATGTCGGCACGAACAACCAGGAACGGCTCAACGACCCGCTCTATGTCGGCTGGCGGCACGAGCGCATCCGCGGCGACGAGTACGATGCGTTCATCGAGGAATTCGTCACCGCCGTGACGGAGCGCTGGCCCGACGTGCTGCTCCATTGGGAGGATTTCGCCGGCTCCAACGCCGCCCGCCTGCTCGCGCGCTATCGCGACCGGCTGTGCACCTTCAACGACGATATCCAGGGCACCGCCGCCATCGCCGCGAGCACGCTGCTCGCCGCGGTCAACGTGACGGGCGTGCCGCTGACCGAGCAGCGCATCGCCGTGCTGGGCGCGGGCTCGGCCGGCTGCGGCATCGCCTCCCTCCTGCTCCAGGCGATGATCGACGCCGGTGCGAGCGAAGCGGACGCGCGTAGCCGCTTCTTCCTGGTCGACCGCTATGGCCTGTTGGTCGAGGGCATGGCGGACATCACGCCGGCGCAGCAGCCGTTCCTCAAGCGCCCGGCCGACGTCGAGGGCTGGCAACTGCAGAAGCCCGGCACGGTCGGACTGTTCGACGTGGCGACCAACGCGCGGCCGACCGTGCTGATCGGCGTGTCCGGCCAAGGCGGCGCCTTCACCGAGCCGGTCGTGCGCGCCATGGCCGAGGCGGTCGAGCGGCCGGTGATCTTTCCGCTGTCCAACCCGACCTCGCGCTCGGAAGCGACGCCGGAGCAGCTCATGACCTGGACCGGCGGCCGCGCGCTCATCGGCACCGGCAGCCCGTTCCCGCCGCTGCAGTGGAACGGCCGGGCCGCCAAGGTCAACCAGACGAACAATTCCTACATCTTCCCGGGCATCGGCCTGGGTGTGCTGGCCGCGGGTGCCAGGCGCATCACCGACGCCATGTTCATGGTGGCCGGCAAGAAGGTGGCCGAGCTGTCGCCCACCGTCACCGACAAGGAAGGCCAGCTGCTGCCGCCGGTGACCGAGCTCCGCTCGGTCGCGATCGCGGTTGCTCAGGTCGTGGCGCGCCAGGCCCAGGCCGACGGTGTGGCGGACCCGTGCGACGCGGCGACGCTCGACACCCGCATCGCGGCCCGGGTCTGGGAACCGAAGTACCGGCCCTATCGAAAGGTCGGCTGA
- the ppk2 gene encoding polyphosphate kinase 2 encodes MTEQNRTETRSWLEIELEDDMDEELEQAVDDARVPPELRALLEKHEKSTIDRHTYFKELMRLQGELVKLQDWVQYNGLKMVVLFEGRDSAGKGGAIKRVTQRVNPRICRVVALPAPSDREKTQWYFQRYVPHLPAAGEIVLFDRSWYNRAGVERVMGFANEAQVEEFFRDVPEFERMLVRSGIILVKYWFSITDEEQQLRFLTRIHDPIKQWKLSPMDLQSRIRWEQYTIAKEEMFARTNIPEAPWLIVQGNDKKRARLNLISHLLSVIPYEEVPHEPVALPNRVFNPNYERHTLPPELFVPQRY; translated from the coding sequence ATGACTGAGCAGAACCGGACCGAGACTCGCAGCTGGCTCGAGATCGAACTTGAAGACGACATGGACGAGGAACTCGAGCAGGCGGTCGACGACGCCCGGGTGCCGCCCGAGCTGCGCGCCCTGCTCGAGAAGCACGAGAAGAGCACCATCGACCGCCACACCTATTTCAAAGAGCTGATGCGCCTTCAGGGCGAGCTCGTGAAGCTGCAGGACTGGGTGCAGTATAACGGCCTCAAGATGGTGGTCCTGTTCGAGGGCCGCGACAGCGCCGGCAAGGGCGGCGCCATCAAGCGCGTCACCCAGCGCGTCAATCCGCGCATTTGCCGGGTGGTGGCGCTGCCGGCACCCAGCGATCGCGAGAAGACCCAGTGGTATTTCCAGCGCTACGTGCCGCACCTGCCGGCCGCCGGCGAGATCGTGCTGTTCGACCGCAGCTGGTACAACCGCGCCGGCGTCGAGCGCGTCATGGGCTTCGCCAACGAGGCCCAGGTGGAGGAATTCTTCCGCGACGTGCCGGAGTTCGAGCGCATGCTGGTGCGCTCCGGCATCATCCTCGTGAAGTACTGGTTCTCCATCACCGACGAGGAGCAGCAACTGCGCTTCCTCACGCGCATCCACGACCCCATCAAGCAGTGGAAACTTTCGCCCATGGACCTGCAGTCCCGCATACGATGGGAGCAGTACACCATCGCCAAGGAGGAGATGTTCGCACGCACGAACATTCCCGAGGCGCCTTGGCTCATCGTTCAAGGCAATGACAAGAAGCGGGCGCGCCTCAACCTTATCTCGCACCTGCTCTCCGTGATCCCCTACGAGGAGGTGCCGCACGAGCCCGTCGCGCTGCCGAACCGGGTGTTCAACCCGAACTACGAGCGCCATACGCTGCCGCCCGAACTTTTCGTGCCCCAGCGCTACTGA
- a CDS encoding DMT family transporter, with product MSPQAAPAASRHANLTLEIGLLMLLSLIWGGSFTLIKVAIGTVPPLTLVAVRVTIAATVLIVMARAQGLPLPRERATWAAFSVQGLLQSAAPFTLISWGEKHIASGLAGVLNATPPLFVLLIAMMTARGRRHIDGRKIAGVGLGLAGVVMTIGFAALKGVGTAAPLAQVAVLGASLCYALAPLWGRRFAGLPATVTAAGAMSSAAALMLPAAAIIERPWTLAPTSEAIVAVLVLSVVCTALAMVIYFRLIRTLGALGTTSGSYLRAGFAMALGVLFLGESFTWSMLAGMLLIVLGVIAVTGPITDRCHQIAKASELAFEQQEADP from the coding sequence ATGAGCCCGCAAGCAGCACCGGCAGCGTCCAGACACGCCAACCTCACGCTCGAAATCGGGCTTCTGATGCTCTTGTCATTGATCTGGGGCGGCTCGTTTACGCTCATCAAGGTAGCGATCGGCACCGTACCGCCCCTTACCCTCGTCGCCGTGCGCGTGACGATCGCTGCCACCGTGCTGATCGTCATGGCAAGAGCGCAAGGGCTGCCCCTGCCGCGCGAGCGCGCGACATGGGCGGCCTTCTCCGTCCAGGGGCTGCTTCAGAGTGCGGCGCCGTTTACGCTCATCAGCTGGGGCGAGAAGCATATCGCGAGCGGGCTTGCCGGTGTGCTGAACGCGACGCCGCCTCTGTTCGTGCTCCTGATCGCGATGATGACCGCCCGCGGACGCCGCCACATCGACGGACGGAAGATCGCAGGCGTCGGCCTCGGGCTCGCCGGCGTGGTCATGACGATCGGTTTCGCCGCACTCAAGGGCGTCGGCACAGCGGCGCCGCTGGCGCAGGTGGCGGTGCTCGGCGCCAGCCTCTGCTATGCGCTGGCACCCCTATGGGGGCGGCGCTTCGCCGGCCTTCCGGCCACAGTCACGGCGGCCGGCGCCATGAGCTCAGCCGCCGCCCTGATGTTGCCTGCGGCCGCCATCATCGAGCGGCCCTGGACGCTCGCGCCGACGTCGGAGGCGATCGTCGCCGTGCTCGTCCTTTCGGTGGTCTGCACCGCACTGGCGATGGTGATCTATTTCCGTCTGATCCGCACGCTCGGCGCGCTCGGCACGACGAGCGGCAGCTACCTTCGCGCGGGGTTCGCCATGGCGCTCGGCGTGCTCTTCCTCGGCGAGAGCTTCACCTGGTCGATGCTCGCCGGAATGTTGCTCATCGTGCTTGGCGTCATCGCCGTCACCGGCCCGATCACCGACCGCTGTCACCAAATCGCAAAAGCTTCCGAGTTAGCGTTTGAGCAGCAGGAGGCTGACCCATGA
- a CDS encoding transcriptional regulator NanR has translation MSDSASPETIVRRKLSHEVFDRLRAMITSGDLAPGDAMPSERDLMDRFGVGRPAIREAMQALANMGLITITHGERARVRLLTAKSIFQQVDLSAHMLLSASPDSLEHLKQARSFFERGMVREAAMKATEADIERLGEALERQRASVEDVAAFVSADMRFHTCIAAISRNPIFEAVSEAMLGWLREYRTDLLIWSGKQDRTLAEHQEILDHIREHDPDGAEAAMIRHLDRSSALYSHRG, from the coding sequence TTGTCCGATTCAGCCTCGCCGGAGACGATCGTCCGCCGGAAATTGTCGCACGAAGTGTTCGATCGCCTGAGAGCGATGATCACGTCAGGCGACCTGGCTCCGGGCGATGCCATGCCGTCCGAACGCGATCTGATGGACCGGTTCGGGGTCGGCAGGCCGGCGATTCGCGAGGCGATGCAGGCGCTCGCCAACATGGGCCTGATCACGATCACCCATGGCGAGCGGGCGCGTGTCCGGCTGCTGACGGCGAAGTCGATCTTCCAGCAGGTCGATCTGTCCGCCCACATGCTGCTGTCCGCCTCGCCGGACAGTCTCGAGCATCTGAAGCAGGCGCGCAGCTTCTTCGAACGCGGCATGGTGCGCGAGGCGGCGATGAAGGCGACCGAGGCGGATATCGAGCGCCTCGGGGAGGCGCTGGAGCGGCAGCGTGCCAGTGTCGAGGATGTCGCCGCCTTCGTCAGCGCCGACATGCGATTCCACACGTGCATCGCGGCAATCTCGCGCAATCCGATATTCGAAGCCGTGAGCGAGGCCATGCTGGGCTGGCTCAGGGAATATCGCACCGATCTGCTGATCTGGTCCGGCAAGCAGGATCGCACGCTCGCCGAGCATCAGGAAATCCTCGATCACATTCGCGAACATGATCCGGACGGCGCCGAAGCGGCCATGATCCGACACCTCGATCGATCGAGCGCCCTCTATTCCCATCGCGGATAG
- a CDS encoding DUF1795 domain-containing protein, whose product MPPAHDLDPSNPPAAANDKPSPLCRMHEGALRLPDGPLSDGPLSGGPLSGIWEDRTVTMLRPIGADGGASIVVTRDTLPANMSLDEHVARQRLLFQQELPGFTLLQDTPGELDAHPSHLLEFHWNNRGTSFFQAVVIVLRERRLLNFTASVPRDAADVETREALLRSICSFRFAPPEGPVEVRPT is encoded by the coding sequence GTGCCGCCAGCTCACGATCTCGATCCGTCGAACCCGCCCGCTGCTGCGAACGACAAGCCTTCGCCGCTCTGCCGGATGCACGAGGGCGCATTGCGCCTGCCCGACGGTCCTTTGTCCGACGGTCCTTTGTCCGGCGGCCCGTTGTCTGGCATCTGGGAAGACCGGACCGTCACCATGCTGCGCCCGATCGGCGCCGATGGCGGCGCCAGCATCGTCGTGACGCGGGACACGCTGCCGGCGAACATGAGCCTCGACGAGCACGTGGCCCGGCAGCGGCTGCTGTTCCAGCAAGAGCTGCCCGGCTTCACCCTGTTGCAGGACACGCCCGGCGAGCTGGACGCGCATCCGTCGCACCTGCTGGAGTTCCATTGGAACAACCGGGGCACGTCCTTCTTCCAGGCCGTGGTGATCGTGCTCCGTGAGCGCCGCCTCCTCAATTTCACCGCCTCTGTGCCCCGTGACGCTGCCGATGTCGAGACGCGAGAGGCGCTCTTGCGGTCGATCTGCAGCTTCCGGTTCGCGCCGCCGGAGGGGCCTGTCGAGGTCCGGCCGACGTGA
- a CDS encoding RHS repeat-associated core domain-containing protein, with amino-acid sequence MTDAASSPDGPAAARLGDPIEHESLLSEIGQVGAGLLTGIAVGAVFGLAAAFVVGTGGLGAVVLGAVVAAGMEFGADKAMHAAGLHGPGDLPGDVSNFVGGALDSVFPPEVMGHIVQGSPNVFINNLPAARAMPGGEQDDDNRVECDRHTKKQHVAEGASTVFINGAPAHRVGDQTDCGGKTSKGSPNVFIGSPPIATREIESGMPGWLGTVSMIAGIALAVCTRNWKSIPGKLACLGVGMAAGYVTDKVLTASFGRPVHAPTGAKFLDGSQDTDFALPGRLPLNWVRTYNSLDTTDGPLGPGWRLPVTVTLSATTSVSLDGLIEATLTDAQGIEMPFGPIGSGAATANILYGWTLGRVSGRWLARDPDGLCYDFGPDRPGRDLPLRHIEDRNGNTIVLDYDEAGRLTALTDSVGRCYRLDYDEPHPRRIAKVAWIRSPATAEAPEAAVVLVRYGYDAAGRLTTVTDRAGAVVRRFGWHDTGPGRNLMATQTLPTGLTAHYDWAQAGDHPRVVRHWTSQGEAWQTEYRLGADGKSGATVVTDHLGRKQAWDWIGPYQITAYTDPLGRTWRWEYDANLLPVACIEPDGATWTQQYDERGNLVEAADPLGGRTRIDWWHVDPTLPVLEAGPDGAETRFEYDGRGNLTALGHPGGQIAFTRDVRGAVIERRDERGGLSRWERRPDGQASAYRDCSGKETRWDYNAEGLPIRETDAAGHATIQVWDAAGQPATRLTPDGIATAWHWLPGGYLGRVERSGSITHYSWDAAGRLMSTVDPAGALVGRRYDAAGRLALLVDGAGQETRFEYDVADRLVAETGIDGLRTEYGLDARDLPVKVVRGAGTPAASVLSLERDLLGRLIGKRAAESVTRYDYDPAGRVTRVRRFAADGETSVDMATFGYDAAGRLVEETTEIRRLGRQRAAAVPGQPGTWTWEALPEPSRTAIRHTRDALGNIVATALPHGPDVRYLRYGSGHLLQVNLGDTVVSELTRDDLHREVGRSQGALESQFALDPMGRRLAVAAAPAAFGGGLAKDYGYNDLGLLAQRRERGMAERRYGYDRAGRIVANETLRTAPGETAAPFSDPSPGPLDERFAWDQASNAVPVDRTLRVIAGAVELNRVVRWSGMRYDYDLQGRLVTKRTAAGGAISFAWNDEHQLVGSWSARGGDWSYHYDALGRRIAKRRHEGARAAETVWFVWDGLRLVQEVAGERCLTTLYEDTGSYVPLARAELGTWEETVGPEWIFHFHTDINGAPEELTTHDGRVAWRARYRTWGALALEEWDRDEQWDEAAHRRAQNLRFQGQYHDAETGLHYNTFRYYDPEIGRFTSQDPIGLRGGLNLYQYAPDPLNWIDPWGWAFGSGQGTHYATSTLFDKDGNIKSTGQWQSGNMTPDEAALGFPQNTLATHTEARITRSTVAEPGDTLLIEGQYPPCNSCKGKMNAFSEKTGAKTVYTWTDENGEVRTWKNKGPRRGGCG; translated from the coding sequence GTGACGGACGCGGCGTCTTCGCCGGATGGCCCGGCCGCGGCGCGGCTGGGCGACCCGATCGAACATGAGTCGTTGCTGTCCGAGATCGGCCAGGTCGGCGCCGGCTTGCTGACCGGCATCGCGGTCGGCGCCGTGTTCGGCCTGGCAGCCGCGTTCGTGGTCGGCACCGGCGGGCTCGGTGCCGTCGTTCTGGGCGCCGTCGTCGCGGCCGGCATGGAGTTCGGCGCCGACAAGGCGATGCACGCGGCCGGGCTGCACGGCCCCGGCGACCTGCCGGGCGACGTCAGCAACTTCGTTGGCGGCGCGCTCGACTCCGTGTTTCCGCCCGAAGTGATGGGCCATATCGTCCAGGGCTCGCCCAACGTCTTTATCAACAACCTGCCGGCAGCCCGCGCCATGCCGGGCGGCGAGCAGGACGACGACAATCGGGTGGAATGCGACCGGCACACAAAGAAGCAGCATGTCGCGGAAGGCGCCTCGACCGTCTTTATCAATGGGGCGCCGGCGCATCGGGTCGGCGACCAGACCGATTGCGGCGGCAAGACGTCGAAGGGCTCGCCGAACGTTTTCATCGGCAGCCCGCCGATTGCGACGCGCGAGATCGAGTCCGGCATGCCGGGCTGGCTCGGTACCGTCAGCATGATCGCCGGCATCGCGCTCGCAGTCTGCACGCGGAACTGGAAGTCGATTCCCGGCAAGCTTGCCTGCCTCGGCGTCGGCATGGCCGCCGGCTACGTTACCGACAAGGTGCTGACCGCAAGCTTCGGCCGCCCGGTGCACGCGCCGACCGGGGCGAAGTTCCTGGACGGGTCTCAGGACACCGACTTCGCGCTGCCGGGCCGCCTGCCGCTCAATTGGGTCCGAACCTATAACAGCCTGGACACGACCGACGGGCCGCTCGGCCCCGGCTGGCGCCTGCCGGTCACGGTGACGCTGAGCGCAACCACATCGGTGTCGCTCGATGGGCTGATCGAGGCGACGCTGACCGACGCGCAAGGCATCGAAATGCCGTTCGGTCCGATCGGATCCGGCGCCGCCACGGCCAACATCCTCTACGGCTGGACCTTGGGCCGCGTCTCCGGGCGCTGGCTGGCGCGCGACCCGGACGGGCTTTGCTACGACTTCGGGCCGGACCGGCCGGGGCGCGATCTGCCCCTGCGGCACATCGAAGACCGCAACGGCAACACGATTGTCCTCGACTATGACGAGGCGGGGCGGCTGACGGCGCTGACCGATAGTGTCGGCCGGTGCTACCGGCTGGACTATGACGAACCCCACCCGCGCCGCATTGCCAAGGTTGCCTGGATCAGGTCGCCGGCGACGGCCGAGGCGCCGGAGGCGGCCGTGGTGCTGGTGCGCTACGGCTACGATGCCGCCGGGCGGCTCACGACGGTAACGGACCGCGCGGGCGCGGTGGTGCGGCGCTTCGGCTGGCACGACACGGGGCCGGGCCGGAACCTGATGGCGACGCAGACGCTGCCAACGGGGCTCACCGCCCATTACGACTGGGCCCAGGCGGGGGACCACCCGCGGGTGGTGCGGCACTGGACGAGCCAGGGCGAAGCCTGGCAGACCGAGTATCGCTTGGGCGCCGACGGGAAGAGCGGCGCGACGGTCGTGACCGACCATCTGGGCCGGAAACAGGCGTGGGACTGGATCGGACCCTATCAGATCACGGCCTATACCGACCCGCTCGGCCGGACCTGGCGCTGGGAATATGACGCGAACCTGCTGCCGGTCGCGTGCATCGAGCCGGACGGGGCGACCTGGACCCAGCAGTATGACGAGCGCGGCAATCTGGTCGAGGCGGCCGACCCGCTCGGCGGGCGCACCCGGATCGACTGGTGGCATGTCGATCCGACGCTGCCGGTGCTGGAAGCGGGGCCGGACGGGGCCGAGACGCGGTTCGAGTACGACGGACGAGGCAACCTGACGGCGCTCGGGCATCCAGGCGGACAGATCGCATTCACCCGGGACGTGCGGGGGGCCGTGATCGAGCGGCGCGATGAGCGCGGCGGCCTCAGCCGATGGGAGCGGCGACCGGACGGCCAGGCGTCGGCCTACCGGGATTGCTCCGGCAAGGAGACGCGTTGGGATTACAACGCCGAGGGCCTGCCGATCCGCGAGACCGACGCAGCGGGGCACGCGACGATCCAGGTCTGGGACGCGGCCGGCCAGCCGGCGACGCGCCTGACGCCGGACGGGATCGCGACCGCGTGGCACTGGCTGCCGGGCGGCTATCTCGGCCGGGTGGAGCGGTCAGGGTCGATCACGCATTATTCCTGGGATGCGGCCGGGCGGCTGATGAGCACGGTCGATCCAGCGGGCGCGTTGGTCGGGCGGCGCTACGACGCGGCCGGGCGGCTTGCGTTGCTGGTCGACGGGGCGGGCCAGGAGACGCGATTCGAGTATGACGTGGCCGACCGGCTGGTGGCCGAAACCGGGATCGATGGGTTGCGCACCGAATACGGGCTCGACGCGCGCGACCTGCCGGTCAAGGTCGTGCGCGGGGCGGGCACGCCCGCGGCGAGCGTGCTCAGCCTGGAGCGCGACCTCCTGGGCCGCCTCATCGGCAAGCGCGCGGCGGAGTCGGTGACGCGCTACGACTACGATCCGGCTGGCCGGGTGACGCGGGTGCGGCGCTTCGCGGCCGACGGCGAGACGTCCGTCGATATGGCGACCTTCGGTTACGATGCGGCCGGCCGGCTCGTCGAGGAGACGACGGAGATCCGTCGACTGGGCCGGCAGCGGGCGGCCGCCGTGCCGGGCCAGCCGGGCACCTGGACGTGGGAGGCGCTGCCGGAGCCGAGCCGGACGGCGATCCGCCATACGCGCGATGCGCTCGGCAACATCGTCGCAACCGCCCTGCCCCACGGGCCGGACGTACGCTATCTGCGCTACGGCAGCGGCCACCTGTTGCAGGTCAATCTCGGCGACACAGTGGTTTCGGAACTGACGCGCGACGACCTGCATCGGGAGGTCGGGCGCAGCCAGGGCGCGCTGGAGAGCCAATTCGCGCTCGACCCGATGGGCCGGCGGCTCGCGGTCGCGGCGGCGCCGGCCGCGTTCGGTGGGGGTCTTGCGAAGGACTACGGCTATAACGACCTGGGCCTGCTGGCACAGCGACGCGAGCGGGGCATGGCCGAGCGCCGCTACGGCTATGACCGCGCCGGGCGGATCGTCGCGAATGAGACGCTGCGCACGGCGCCGGGCGAGACGGCCGCGCCGTTCTCGGACCCGTCGCCGGGTCCGCTCGACGAGCGCTTCGCCTGGGACCAGGCATCGAACGCGGTGCCGGTCGACCGCACGCTTCGGGTGATCGCGGGCGCGGTCGAGCTGAACCGGGTCGTGCGCTGGAGCGGGATGCGCTACGACTATGACCTCCAGGGCCGGCTCGTGACCAAGCGCACGGCGGCGGGCGGGGCGATCAGCTTCGCGTGGAACGACGAGCACCAGCTGGTCGGCAGCTGGTCGGCGCGCGGCGGCGACTGGAGCTATCATTACGACGCGCTCGGCCGGCGCATCGCCAAGCGGCGGCACGAGGGCGCCCGGGCGGCGGAGACGGTCTGGTTCGTGTGGGACGGGCTGCGGCTGGTGCAGGAGGTCGCGGGCGAGCGCTGCCTCACCACCCTCTACGAGGATACCGGCAGCTATGTGCCGCTGGCACGGGCCGAGCTAGGCACCTGGGAAGAGACGGTCGGGCCCGAGTGGATCTTCCATTTCCACACCGACATCAATGGCGCGCCGGAGGAGCTCACGACCCACGACGGCCGGGTCGCCTGGCGGGCGCGCTACCGAACCTGGGGCGCGCTCGCGCTCGAGGAGTGGGACCGCGACGAGCAATGGGACGAAGCGGCCCACCGCCGGGCGCAGAACCTGCGCTTCCAAGGCCAGTACCACGACGCGGAGACGGGGCTACACTACAACACGTTCCGCTATTACGATCCCGAGATCGGCCGGTTCACGAGCCAGGACCCGATCGGGCTCCGGGGCGGACTCAATCTATATCAATATGCGCCGGATCCGCTGAACTGGATCGACCCGTGGGGCTGGGCATTTGGGTCTGGTCAAGGAACGCACTATGCGACGAGCACGCTATTCGACAAGGACGGCAATATAAAATCGACCGGCCAATGGCAAAGTGGAAACATGACGCCAGACGAAGCGGCACTCGGTTTTCCGCAGAATACGCTTGCGACGCACACAGAAGCGAGAATCACACGTAGTACTGTAGCCGAACCAGGAGATACCTTGCTGATAGAGGGACAATACCCCCCATGCAATTCCTGCAAAGGAAAGATGAACGCGTTCTCTGAAAAGACTGGAGCAAAAACCGTTTATACGTGGACAGATGAAAATGGCGAAGTTAGGACGTGGAAAAATAAGGGCCCGCGCCGAGGTGGTTGTGGCTAA